The Coregonus clupeaformis isolate EN_2021a chromosome 35, ASM2061545v1, whole genome shotgun sequence genome includes the window ccctctaggcTGCGTCCTTTGGGAAGTGTTTTCTCAGTAACTACCCACCAGAGCCGTTTGTCAATATGTGTCGAGACCTGAAGGTTCTCAACTCTGTACGAGACTACACCGTGGGgatccccctcacacacacacagtacaaacaGATGACTGTTCAGGTCCTCATTGACAGGTAAcaccccaggtgtgtgtgtgtgtttacggtgtgtgtgtgtgtgtgtgtgtttactctcTGTACACTCGTGTTAAACAGGTTGGTGTACCGTAAGCTGTATCCTCTGGCCATTGAGATCTGTCGCTATCTGAAAACACCAGAGTACCAGGGAGTCAGCAGAGTTCTCAAACACTGGGCCTGCTGCAAGGTGAGACAGAGGGGCTGATTTTACTGGTCACTTTTACTATTTGCATAAATGTGGGTGTGTGTCAGCGTATGTATGTTCTTAACATGCTCTGACaggtacagtgctgtgaaaaaggaTTTGCCAATATTCAAatgttctctacttttgcatatttttggtactgaatgttatcagatcttcaaccaaaacctaatattagataaagtgaacaaataacacaacaattacatacttatttcatttatttaataaacaaagttatgcaacacccaatgcccctttgtgaaaaagtaattgcccccttacactcaataactggttgtgccacctttagctgcaatgacttcAACCAAACGCtttctgtagttgttgatcaatctctcacgtcgctgtggaggaaatttggcccactcttccatgcagaactgctgtaactcagcgacatttgtgggttaacaagcatgaactgctcgtttcaagtcctgccacaacatctcaattgggattaggtctggactttgaccaaaaaagttatacttttgaataatctgtccatagaacattcttccaagagtcttgatgattatccaggtgctttttggcaaacttgagtcaactttttggacgagatgggtcccattatgcctggcgaaaaccaaacactgcatttcacagtaagaacctcataccaacggtcaagcatggtggtggtagtgtgatggtttggggatgctttgctgcctcaggacctggacgacttaatagaaggaaccatgaattctgctctgtatcagagaattctacaggagaatgtcagaccatccgtctgtgagctgaagctgaagcacagctgggtcatgcagcaagacaatgatccaaaacacaatcaagtctacatgaaaatggctaaaaagcaacacatttgaagttttggaatggcctagtcaaagtccagacctaatcccaattgagatgttgtggcaggacttgaaacgaacAGTTCATACTTGAAAAACCACAAGTTAAAGCAgatctgcatgcaagagtgggccaaaattcctccacagtgatgtgagagactgatcaacaactacaggaagcgtttggttggagtcattgcagctaaaggtggcacaaccagttattgagtgtaaggggacaattactttttcacacaggggaattgggtgttgcgtaactttgttaaataaataaaataagtattacttttttttgttatttgtaaactcaggttccctttatctaatattaggttttggttgaagatctgataacattcagtatcaaaaatagagaaaatcagaaaggggggaAAATagtttttcacggcactgtatctCTTGAGATTGAAATAAaacgtgtgtgtgtctcaggtcCAGCAGAAAGAAGAGCCTGATGAGTCCATAGCGCGTGCTGTGAGTGTGAAGCTGGGTGAGGCAGCAGGAATCTCCTACTCTGAGATCGCTGCCAGAGCATACGAGTGTGGCAGGACGGAACTGGCCATCAAGGtactgcacatgcacacacacacacacacacacacacacacacacacacacacaccagcaggcCTGAACTGACTATCAAGGTCCACCCACGCCCTAGCCTCACGTGCTTCCAACACAAGAGAAAGTGATTAAAGATGCAATCCAAAATGCTTCATTTGGATGGATTGAACATGTTCACAGAGGTTGATCATTGGGAATGTTACCTTGGCAatactctccccctctcacctctttccctctctccttccacctctccacctcttctcgccctctctccttccacctctccacctcttctcgccctctctccttccacctctccacctcttctcgcccctctctccttccacctctccacctcttctcgcccctctctccttccacctctccacctcttctcgcccctctctccttccacctctccacctcttctcgccctctctccttccacctctccacctcttctcgcccctctctccttccacctctccacctcttctcgCCCCTCTCTCTGGGTCAAGTTGTTGGAGTTTGAGCCTCGTTCTGGGGAGCAGGTCCCCCTGCTACTAAAGATGAAGAGGAGTCAGCTGGCCCTGAGTAAAGCTATAGAGAGTGGAGACACAGACCTGGTTTACACGGTGGTGACATACCTGAAGAACGAGATGAACAGAGGAGACTTCTTCATGACGCTCAGAAACCAACCGGTGGCCCTGAGCCTCTACCGGCAGGTATAGTCACAgatactcacactcacacacaacttAGCctctacacacaggtacacacgcACGAAAGGTGgattcatctgtgtgtgtgtgtgtgtgtgtgttttagttctGTAAGCACCAGGAACAGGACACACTGAAGGATCTGTTCAACCAAGACGACGACCATCAGGAGCTGGGTAACTTCTACGTCAAGGCCAGTTACAAGGAGAAGAAGCTGGAGGCTCGCCTGTCTCTGCTGCAGAGTGCTGTGGACGAGTACAACAAGGCCAAGAACGAGTTTGGAGCCAAGGTGAGACCCAGACAGTTTTAAGTGCATGTTTGGTTTCACCAGGCTCTGAATAGCATTAGCCCCTTGGACCAAAAATTAACATCTAAATTAGATCATGACAATGTTCTCAAAGTGTTGTCTCATTATTATAGTGTTGtctcatcccttcctctctccctcgctctctctcccccccctctctccccctctctctctaccccgctccctctctctctctcgcccctctctctctccgctctctctctcgccccctctctttctctctccccctgtctgtctctctccctatccctcgctctctctctctccctcgctctctctctccctcgctctcgctccctctctctcccctctctctctccccccccctctctctctctatctctctccctctctctctgtctcccgctctctctcccccccccgctccctctctctccccccctctctctccccctgctctctctctccccgcatcgctctctctccatctctctctctatccctctctctctctctctctctctctcccctccccccaggCGACGGAGGAGGAGATGAAGCTGCTGCGGTTCCAGAGGCGTCTGgatgaggagaagggagaggctcTGCTGGGCCTGTCTCTCCAGGAGACCCTGCACGCCCTCCTCACCTCTAACTTCCACAAGCAGGCTGAGCAGCTCTACAGGGACTTCAGGGTGCCAGACAAGAGGTAAAGGTAGGGCTGTGTgtgttatggtgctttcaagacaactgggaactctcgggggaaaaaacgaggtcaaatcataaCGTCAGGGATCTTAAGGTCGACATGTTGGGGTTCTAGAAAGTTGCCCAGGTTGCCGACTTGGAATTctaagttggatgaccgttcaaaatgattcagagcttgtttttttcccccccaagttcccagttgtcttgaatacTCGGAAGTCATAGATTTCCGAGTtgcgagttcccagttgttttgaacgtggcataaCGTCACTGTGTAGTTGCTTATTGATGACATCACTGTGTAGTCCCTTATTGATGATGCCACTGTGTATTCCCTTCTTGATGCTGTCACTGTGTAGTCCCTTATTAATGCTGATGCTGTCACTGTATAGTCCCTCCTTGATGATGTCACTGTGTATTCCCTTCTTGATGCTGATGCTGTCACTGTGTAGTCCCTTCTTGATGCTGATGCTGTGTAGTCCCTTCTTGATGATGTCACTGTGTAGTCCCTTATTGATGATGTCACTGTGGTTAGGTACTGGTGGCTGAAGCTGACCGCTCTGGCAGAGAAGGAGGACtgggaggagatggagaaattCGCCAAGAGCAAGAAGTCCCCCATCGGCTACCTAGTATGTTGTTTAAATAATCTTTATACAACGTTATTCATCCAATAGGCTACTTGACAGGTCATGTATAATCTTTATACAACTTAAGTTACGTAACtaacctctccctttctctctcagccctttgtggaggtgtgtgtgaAACGACACAATAAGTATGAGGCCAAAAAGTATGTTTCCAAGGTGACCCCGGAGCAAAAGGTCAAAGCCCACTTGGCCATagggtgagtctgtgtgtgtgtgtgcgcgtgtgtgtcagtgtgcaGAAACTAAACtccttttcctttctctctctccccctctctcagtgATCTGGAGGGGGCAGCCGAGGCAGCtatagagaggaggagtgaaggagagatcaGCACCGTCCTGTCTCGCTGTTCTCCCACCACAGACAGAGCCCTGCTGGAGAGACTCAACCGAGCCAGATCCACTGCCGCCAAAAAGTGACCTCCCTGAAATTAAATTAAAACCACAACATTTCTCACTGTCAAGAAAAGTGAGCCCTATCAAAAACACACTAACTGTTACTGTTGAAAAGTGACCCGTCAACCACCATTCACCCCAGCTCTAGCGTATGTCCTGCTTCAACCACATTTGGAGGGGAAGGAGTGATTTGGGAAAGAAAGACATTCcaagcttacacacacacacacacacacacacacacacacacaggttagacaCGCTGATATCAACAGCACTCCCATAATAAGCCAATCGTGAAAGAAATGTTCCTCTCGACTGTCTGTTTTAGCCGAGAGACGCAGTGAGATCATCTCAATTCGCAATGAATTGCTTTCATATTGTATATCCTGTGTTTTCAAGTCTGTTCAAATGAAGGAAGTGAGAGAAGTAAGGACACCACTTTTGACTATTGAGAAGCACAGATTGCTCCCATTTACTGTCTGCTGTAAACTGCCTGTGTTACTGACACAGATCATGTGATTGTCACATTAATGAAACCATGTTTGTGTTGTACACACACTGCAGACCCTTGTCTCATGTTTTATCATTGAATAAATGCGTTCCTTTATAAAGGAGCTACGAAACGATAGAGGAACACGGTACTCAGgaatgggatcggtgtcccatgTTGAACATTATGGGAAATAGGCTGCTTGTAGAAAACAAGAAACTCAAAATTACTGCTTCTTTTTGTAATAATCAACAGGGCATATTGTATGTAGGCTATTGTGTAAAAGCATCAGGTCAGAAAATGGGGTTCATAAATGTGGATAGAGGACAGTCAACAACTGTACTGTAACGGTACAGGCCTACTGTATGTGAGTGGGGGAAATAATGTGAAATGTTACAGTATAAATTGGAATTTATGGGCCGAATTTACGACGCCTCCACACACTGAAACTTGGCAGAGGAATCGGCCAAGCATATTCTCTCAACCGTGTTAGGAGTTCTCTTTTTGCTGACGGCATATTTTTTCAGTTCAGAAAGAGGTACCGCCGGGGGGCGCGGGGCTGCGCCTGTCACATGGTCTGTTTGTTTGTCTATGCCTGTCTGTGAGCCGCGAGACACTTGCTGTCACACGATTCAGAAGCTCTTCAAGCGAGTTCCGCGTTTAAAACAGGTAATGTAGCCTTGTCCGTACAATGTGTTGTTTTCTGAGAAATCAGAAACAAAGTTGCAAGTGAGTGTAAGTTGCAAGTTATACTATCCTAGCCAAGAGTTGGCTCAAAGTAAAAACAAGTCGGTGTAGTGGAGTCATTTATATAGGGGCTACTTATAGAAATGAGAGTGAGTGAAGTATTAGAAGTTCACCCGCTGCCTTAGAGATAATTCAACAGCTGTGTAGCCTATTGTGTATAACTCGCAGagttatatatacactgagtataccaaacaccttcctaatattgagttgcaccgctCCCTTTTGCCAtcggaacagcctcaattcgtcggggtatgggctctacaaggtgtcgaaagcgttccactgatgttggcccatgttgacgccaatgcttcccacagttgtggcaagttggctggatgtcctttgggtggtgaaccattcttgatccacacgggaaactgttgagcatgaaaaacccagcagcattgcagttcttgacaaactgGTGTGCggggcacctactaccatacccctttcaaaggcacttgcatattttgtcttgcccattcaccctctgactgGCAcacaggcttaaaaatccttatttaacctgtctcctccccttcatctacactgatttgaagtggatttaacaagtgacagctttcacctgggttcacccggtcagtctgtaatggaaagagcaggtgttcttaatgttttgtacactcattgtatatTAAGAGTAACTTTCttgaaaacaattttttttgaTCGAAAACCAGTTTTAGGCTTAGTTATAGTGAAACACTTAAATTCTAGTCTTAATTTTGACTGGTCATTTTGACATATTTTGGACTTTTAGTAGTAAATCGAGCTATTTTGGCCCCTAGCTGTTCAACTTTACCATTGAAATCGTGATGTAGAGGCACCTTGAGAAGGTTCCTTTAAGTCACCTCAAGGGATGGGGTTCCGTATGAAAGGctccgtatggagggtgtgacgcaattgaggccaaattgagctcagtaCCGTATAGCtgtgcgcctcccaaatgttgtaacaatgcggagggctccgtatagcgcCATATAGCACCGCATTGACAtaattggttgacggtaggtgggggcgggaggtcctgtataaacacaaactcacttccttgacaacttcctccACATAAACTCTactcaacagctctgcgctgcgctgctaagcgcaagaagtatgaatgccctgacttctgcagaggcctaTCACCATACATGCTGCATGGCCAATAGAGATGGCGGATtgacagtgttgccaactcctcagtaaggaaagtagctattggctgtcctaaaagtcgcaagaagtcgctaaatgaagtcatcacctaatttgcataattagccatgtgcatgtaattgtgatggatgctgtaggagagaggaataacgtcctgggagagacaaaaagtgagtaaaaaacaccctacatttacatcccgccctgaatgtaagcgcgggatcagccagcggtggcttcccgcatgcgcgattcatttgcagtctggacgcggaggggtgaacatctcctgctctgactgcagctgggagggactgctgcgtgaggactgggccgcctgtgagtgctttgggacgggggtaacaaagtacccgctgctcgttgagaagagtaagaacgatacgtgctttcacgtcagagtctccaaaagtctccaataacaccagaaaattgAAATTGATCAGAGGGCCTTATATGGCCCGCGGACCACCAGTTTCCCATCCCTGCTGTAAAAGCTGGTGACAGCTCACCTTATTTGGCAATGGTCTTGGTAAGTGGAGTGTGTCAATATATTTTGAATGATGCTTCCTTGACTAGACTACTGACGTTACACAAAATTCAAAAGGCAATAAGGCACATTTACGCATTAGATAAAAAACGTTGAATTTGGTCAGTGTGCTTTTAAGAAAGAAAACATGTAGGCTATGAGGATTATACGTTTATATTCATGGCTACATCCATCGTAACAAGAAATAGATGACAATGGTGGTCATGTCAACTCGTTGTATTTCTTCCCAACCGCTTTGACtgagtaaaagacgcaaaaacaaaactaaagaatgggaagcatagaaatctAGGgaagcacatagaacagatctacctcttcttagacttgctttcaatgagaatgacagatctataactcaaatTTTTTGGGCGACACAACCAAATTCTATGCTTGCCGTTcataagttttgtttttgcgtcttttacttttggttttgtacaccagcttcaaacagctgaaaatacaatatttttggttatggaaaatatatttcacagtggttttgatggtacaattattctctacacaatgactgcttgttttgtcacataaactgaaattaggtgaactataaaaaaaaaattgcaaCCAGGAAGTGGccgagcgatttctgcatattgcaaaaagaaattgtagaaataggcggggtttatgactttgtggcggTGGTAACTAGTGACTACCCCATTTCAGGCTaccaatcaagttagagtagctagcttgtctaactatcttagctggcatgcctgctgacaaggttggtagactttagaaaagcaagcaacaACTAAATGTACtcaataagactcacattcctttcagtCTTTTAACCAGATTTTAGCAAAGATGCAGAGAAGCACATTTAGTAAAAAAATAAACACCAATCAGgaagatacagacagctcaagaggtatgcttagatatgcagaaaaattgaAATATTTCCAACTACTGGTCGGGGGGCCCAGCCCCTCTCCGGACCACCCCCAGCCATCCTTgggtactttgtgccccctcaaatatttggggtgcatgacgcccctgggCTACTgtgtataactgtgtgtgtgtgtgtgtgtgtgtgtgtctcaaattGCTTTAGTCATGTCATCTGTGAAGGTGGAGTGTGTGGTGAAAGAGAGGTGTGAGATCGGAGAAGGGCCGGTGTGGGAGGAGAAAGAAGGAACTCTGCTCTTTGTTGACATATCCGGACAGCAGATCCACCGCTGGAACCCAGCAACCAATCAGAAAGAGACAGTGGCCACAGGTAACTAAGGTTCAATAAAGATATATTTTCATTGAACTTCCATTTTGTAGATCCAGTTTGTTCCTCATGCAGTTTGTTTGGGCTATGAGGTAGCAACAGCACACCTAATACTCCTGTcaagttctgtattttttttctacAACCCTCCCTGTTTCCAACTCCACACGcacctctccctgctccctcccccAATCTCCCTCCACCTGCTCCCTCTTTCTGCTccctccttctgctccctctccccatgcccctctccctgctccctcccctgctccctctccccacgcccctctccctgctcccttcacctgctccctctccccacgcccctctctctgctccctccccctGCTCCCTCTCCCCACGCCcgtctccctgctccctctccctgcttcctctcctcacctcctcccccctctcctccccccatccccactcctccctccatccccactCCTCCCCCCAGATAAGTTTGTAGGCTGTGCGGTCCCTCGGCGGTCTGGAGGCTATGTGATCGGAGAGGGACGGAGTTTCAGAGCGCTGGACTGGGAGTCCAAGTCCATATCCACCATCGCTGTCATCGATGAAGACAAACCCAACAACCGCTTTAATGACGGCAAAGTGGACCCTGCTGGACGCCTATTTGCAGGTAGAGATTGATAGATCAATTAATTTGTCAATCCGTTAATCCATTAAGCTCTCATCTACGGCATCTGTTCTGTGTTCTATGTAATGTTCTGTTGCCTGTGTTCTGCCAGGTACCATGGCGATGGAGGAACGTCCTACAGTACTAGAGCTGAAGCAGGGTTCTCTGTTCTCCCTGAACCAG containing:
- the vps16 gene encoding vacuolar protein sorting-associated protein 16 homolog isoform X1, with translation MAFITANWNPLGEAFYRKIELYEMGWSLRDGLKECLVAAAPYGGPIALLRQPQRPSSSARPLLEIYSSSGANMASFPWKSGPVRQLGWTVCDDLLCIQEDGTVLIYDLFGAFKRHFSMGNEVVQNHVLEAKVFHSPYGTGVAIVTGASRFTLATNIDDLKLRRLPEVPGLQVAPSCWAVLTQDRQTKVLLANGADLYILDNTSCTPVTPPGLSPQACSIVNMAVSFSYKYLALFTDSGHLWMGSANLKDKLSEVDTKVRTPPKQMVWCRRPKSQQPSVVIMWDRLLLVAGECKDTIQYTLDEESVCIAELDGVRIVGGSRHELLQEVPSACQDIFKIASMAPGALLLEAHKEYEKSSQKADEYLREIKEQSVLGEAVRQCVEAAGYEHEPETQKTLLRAASFGKCFLSNYPPEPFVNMCRDLKVLNSVRDYTVGIPLTHTQYKQMTVQVLIDRLVYRKLYPLAIEICRYLKTPEYQGVSRVLKHWACCKVQQKEEPDESIARAVSVKLGEAAGISYSEIAARAYECGRTELAIKLLEFEPRSGEQVPLLLKMKRSQLALSKAIESGDTDLVYTVVTYLKNEMNRGDFFMTLRNQPVALSLYRQFCKHQEQDTLKDLFNQDDDHQELGNFYVKASYKEKKLEARLSLLQSAVDEYNKAKNEFGAKATEEEMKLLRFQRRLDEEKGEALLGLSLQETLHALLTSNFHKQAEQLYRDFRVPDKRYWWLKLTALAEKEDWEEMEKFAKSKKSPIGYLPFVEVCVKRHNKYEAKKYVSKVTPEQKVKAHLAIGDLEGAAEAAIERRSEGEISTVLSRCSPTTDRALLERLNRARSTAAKK
- the rgn gene encoding regucalcin isoform X1, producing the protein MPVCEPRDTCCHTIQKLFKRVPRLKQVECVVKERCEIGEGPVWEEKEGTLLFVDISGQQIHRWNPATNQKETVATDKFVGCAVPRRSGGYVIGEGRSFRALDWESKSISTIAVIDEDKPNNRFNDGKVDPAGRLFAGTMAMEERPTVLELKQGSLFSLNQDHIVVKHFNQVDISNGLDWSLDHNTFYYIDSLTYTVEAFNYDINTGRISNRRMVYKMEEGEGIPDGMCIDADGRLWVACYNGGRVIQIDTQTGVRLQTVKLPVDKTTSCCFGGRDYSDLYVTSACKGMDEADMAKQPQAGCVFRITGLGAKGVPANSFAG